One window of Quercus robur chromosome 5, dhQueRobu3.1, whole genome shotgun sequence genomic DNA carries:
- the LOC126727883 gene encoding uncharacterized mitochondrial protein AtMg00810-like, with translation MVITSNDANRINWLITKRGQEFSIKDLGFLHHLLRIEVHRRQHVLFLCQQRYAEEILSRASMKSCKPISTPMPEKGRHLSVTMMLYLDLSQYRSIVGALQYLTFTKPDLSFSVNFAYQFMHAPTIGHYKMVKRILCYVRGTTTFGINIHKSSTLDLYGFSDADWAGCLITRRYTIDFCTFLGGNCISWSAKKQFTVARSSAEPEYRAMASIAA, from the coding sequence atggtgATCACTAGTAATGATGCCAATCGCATCAATTGGCTCATTACTAAACGTGGTCAGGAATTCTCCATCAAAGACTTGGGGTTCCTTCACCATCTCCTTCGTATTGAAGTTCACCGTCGTCAGCATGTCCTCTTTCTTTGCCAACAACGATATGCTGAGGAAATTCTTAGTCGTGCCTCTATGAAGTCATGCAAACCAATCTCTACTCCCATGCCTGAAAAAGGACGACACTTATCAGTTACAATGATGCTATATCTTGATCTATCTCAATATAGAAGCATAGTGGGAGCTCTTCAGTACTTAACATTCACCAAACCAGACCTTTCCTTTAGTGTCAACTTTGCCTACCAATTCATGCATGCTCCTACTATAGGTCATTACAAGATGGTCAAACGCATTCTTTGCTATGTTCGTGGCACCACTACCTTTGGGATAAACATTCATAAATCAAGCACCCTTGACTTGTATGGATTCTCTGATGCAGATTGGGCTGGCTGCCTAATCACTAGGCGATACACAATTGATTTTTGTACCTTTCTAGGTGGCAATTGCATTTCTTGGAGTGCCAAGAAACAATTCACAGTAGCCCGCTCGAGTGCTGAACCTGAATATCGAGCTATGGCCTCCATTGCAGCATAA
- the LOC126725270 gene encoding inositol oxygenase 1-like produces MTILIIEQPEFGVEAEETKVPVDEKELVLDGGFVVPQINSFGHTFRDYDAESERRQGVENFYHTNHIHQTYDFVKKMREQYGKLDRVEMSIWECCELLNEVVDESDPDLDEPQIEHLLQTAEAIRRDYPDEDWLHLTGLIHDLGKVLLLPSFGELPQWAVVGDTFPVGCAYDESIVHHKYFKENPDHYNPTYNTKYGVYSEGCGLNNVMMSWGHDDYMYLVAKENKTTLPSAGLFVIRYHSFYALHRSGAYKHLMNEEDVENLKWLQIFNKYDLYSKSKVRIDVEKVKPYYISLIEKYFPAKLKW; encoded by the exons ATGACTATTCTCATAATTGAGCAGCCtgaatttg GAGTTGAAGCTGAGGAAACGAAGGTCCCTGTTGATGAAAAAGAATTGGTGTTGGATGGTGGATTTGTTGTTCCACAGATCAATTCATTTGGCCACACCTTTAG GGACTATGATGCTGAAAGTGAGAGACGGCAGGGCGTGGAGAACTTCTACCATACCAATCACATTCACCAGACTTATGACTTT GTTAAGAAGATGAGAGAACAGTATGGAAAATTGGACAGGGTGGAGATGAGCATATGGGAATGTTGTGAACTTCTTAATGAAGTTGTTGACGAGAGTGACCCGGACTTGGACGAGCCCCAAATTGAGCATTTGTTGCAAACCGCTGAAGCCATTAGAAGGGACTATCCTGATGAAGATTGGCTACACCTTACTGGCCTTATCCATG ATCTTGGAAAGGTGCTTCTTCTTCCTAGCTTTGGGGAACTTCCACAATGGGCTGTTGTTG GGGACACATTCCCAGTCGGCTGTGCTTATGATGAATCAATTGTTCATCACAAG TATTTCAAGGAAAATCCAGACCACTACAATCCTACTTACAATACTAAATATGGAGTTTACTCTGAGGGATGTGGACTCAACAATGTAATGATGTCATGGGGACATGATGACTACATGTATTTG GTGGCCAAGGAAAATAAGACCACTCTACCTTCAGCAGGTCTTTTCGTCATCAGATACCACTCATTCTATG CCTTACATAGATCGGGGGCATATAAGCACTTAATGAATGAGGAGGATGTTGAGAATCTGAAATGGCTTCAAATATTCAA CAAATATGACCTCTATAGCAAGAGCAAAGTTCGAATTGATGTTGAGAAGGTCAAGCCATACTATATCTCTCTGATTGAAAAG TACTTCCCTGCAAAGCTAAAATGGTGA